The genomic window CAGGGCCTGGCTCATGAGCCGGGCCTGGAGGCCCACCTGCATCTCGCCCATCTCCCCGTCGATCTCGGCCTTGGGCACCAGGGCCGCCACCGAGTCGATGACGATGATGTCCAGGGCGCCGCTGCGCACCAGCTGATCGCAGATCTCCAGGGCCTGCTCGCCGCTGTCGGGCTGGCTGATGAACAGGTTGTCGATGTCCACGCCGAGCTTGCGGGCGTAGTCCGGGTCCAGGGCGTGCTCGGCGTCGATGTAGGCGGCCAGGCCGCCCTTCTTCTGGGCCTGCGCCACCATGTGCAGGGCCAGGGTCGTCTTGCCGCTGGCTTCAGGGCCGTACACCTCCACCACGCGCCCCTTGGGCACGCCGCCCACGCCCAGCGCGGAATCCAGGGAGATGGACCCGGTGGAGATCACGTCGATCCCGTCGATGTTGAGCTGCTCGCCGAGCTTCATGATCGAGCCCTTGCCGAAGGCCCGCTCGATGTCCGCGAGGGTGCGGTTCAAGACCTTGAGGCGGTCGTCCTGATCATTGGCAGTGGCCATGGAAGCTCCGGGGAACGGAAGGGGGGGATTCACGAAGGGGGACGGTCCGGGACCGGCTACCCAAGAATGGGGGCGAAAAGCGAAAAAAACAAGAATTTTTTTCCGGGCCGGCACGCCCGTCCTGGTTTTCAGCGGCCCAACCGATAGTATGGATGGATTCCCTTCCACCCGCCGGAATCGATCCCCGCCATGGAAATGCACCCCCTGCTCGCCCAGCACATGGCGAATCTGGTAGCCTCGGGCGCCCCGCTCCCGGAGGGCCCGGCGTGGACGGCGTTCCTGGAATCGGTGAACGTGGGGCTCACGGCGGGTCCCGCCGCCGCCGAACTGGCGCGGTACCGGTCCCTTGTGGACCACCTCCGGGAGGTGCTCTTCCAGATCGACCGGGACGGCAACTGGTCCTTCCTCAACCCGGCCTGGCGCGCCATCACGGGCTTCTCCGTGGACGAGAGCCTCGGGCAGCCGTTCCTGGGCAACATGCACCCCCTGGACAAGGGCCGGTACCTGAACATGCTCACCTACGCCCTGGAGACCGGCGAGGACACGGTGCGGGGCGAGTTCCAGTTCCGCAAGCGGGAGGGCGCCTACTTCTGGGTGGAGATGTACACCCGCATCACCACCGACGCCGAAGGCGTCGTCATCGGCGTCTCCGGCACCATGAACGACATCACGGAGCGCAAGCTGGCCCAGGCCGCCCTCAACACGCTCACGTCCCGCCTGCGCGCCCTCATCGAGAACATGCAGGGAGCCATCCTCGTGGAGACCGAGCACCGGGGCATCGCGCTCATCAACGAGCCCTTCTGCCGGATGTTCGACATCCCGGTCCCGCCGCACCTCCTTGCCGGCAGCGAGGCCACCGAACTCATGGATCTGGCCCTGGGGGCCTTCCTCTACCCTGAGGACTTCCTGGAGCTGCAGTCCTCCCTCCTGGCCGAACGCAAGGTGACCAGCGGCCTCGAGGTCCCCCTCGCGGACGGCCGGGTGCTTTCCATGGACTTCGTGCCCATCGACGCGGGAGAGGATCTCTTCGGCCACTTCTGGCTCTTCCACGACATCACGGGCCGCAAGCGCTCCGAGGCCCAGCTGGCCCAGGCCGCGCTGGACATGGAGATGAAGAACTGGGAGCTGAGCCAGGCCCGTGACGAGGCGGTGCAGCTGGCCGGGCTCAAGTCGGAATTCCTGGCCAACATGAGCCACGAGATCCGGACGCCGATGAACGGCATCATCGGGATGACGGAACTCATCCTCAACACCGCGCTCTCCGTCGAGCAGATGGACTACGCGACCACCATCCGCACCAGTGCCGCGACCCTCCTGCGCCTGATCAACGACATCCTCGACTTCTCCAAGATCGAGGCCGGGAAGATGGAGCTCGAGCGCATCGGCTTCGATCTCCAGGGCCTGCTGGACGACCTCCTTGCCATCCTGGGCTTCAAGGCCCACGGCAAGGGCGTCGAGCTGGCCACGTGGATCCAGGGGGCGGCGCCCACCAAGCTCCTGGGCGACCCCACGCGGCTCCGGCAGGTGCTCTCCAACCTCACCGACAACGCGCTCAAGTTCACCGCGGACGGCTCGGTCACCATCCACGTCCTCGTCGCCGAGCGCACCGCGTCCTCCGTG from Geothrix sp. 21YS21S-2 includes these protein-coding regions:
- a CDS encoding ATP-binding protein, whose translation is MEMHPLLAQHMANLVASGAPLPEGPAWTAFLESVNVGLTAGPAAAELARYRSLVDHLREVLFQIDRDGNWSFLNPAWRAITGFSVDESLGQPFLGNMHPLDKGRYLNMLTYALETGEDTVRGEFQFRKREGAYFWVEMYTRITTDAEGVVIGVSGTMNDITERKLAQAALNTLTSRLRALIENMQGAILVETEHRGIALINEPFCRMFDIPVPPHLLAGSEATELMDLALGAFLYPEDFLELQSSLLAERKVTSGLEVPLADGRVLSMDFVPIDAGEDLFGHFWLFHDITGRKRSEAQLAQAALDMEMKNWELSQARDEAVQLAGLKSEFLANMSHEIRTPMNGIIGMTELILNTALSVEQMDYATTIRTSAATLLRLINDILDFSKIEAGKMELERIGFDLQGLLDDLLAILGFKAHGKGVELATWIQGAAPTKLLGDPTRLRQVLSNLTDNALKFTADGSVTIHVLVAERTASSVLLRFEVRDTGIGMSPEVAGKLFQSFYQGDSSTTRKYGGTGLGLAICKRIAELMEGAIGVDSVPGEGSVFWFTARFQPQDAPQETGLPDAPFRFFLAGLPPATAGVLDAQLKAWGYEATVVEPSLDGLAVLRERCAALDDKTLLVFGSQGGIQAGMMEFLQAVHAAPGLGGLRLIMAHSLYEQDEARKPTSLPITEFLPLPMRKSHLKALLERSKDAVPLPAVAEAAPREGIQSQARLLVTEDNAVNQKVAMAILRKLGYSADLANNGLEAVEMVLAREYDLVFMDCQMPEMDGFQATRAIRAREGGERRTPILAMTANAMQGDRERCLEAGMDDYIPKPITIVDLKSALHRWLPPA
- the recA gene encoding recombinase RecA, whose amino-acid sequence is MATANDQDDRLKVLNRTLADIERAFGKGSIMKLGEQLNIDGIDVISTGSISLDSALGVGGVPKGRVVEVYGPEASGKTTLALHMVAQAQKKGGLAAYIDAEHALDPDYARKLGVDIDNLFISQPDSGEQALEICDQLVRSGALDIIVIDSVAALVPKAEIDGEMGEMQVGLQARLMSQALRKMTASISRTNTCVVFINQIRMKIGVMFGNPETTSGGNALKFYASVRLDVRSIQSIKGNTGDPLVAAKDEDSSVVGKKTKVKVVKNKVAPPLKIATFDIMYGEGISRMSELVELGTQLEIIQKSGSWYSYKDSRLGQGADNVKKLLADNPELADEIEALIRAKIGLRPS